The Cellulomonas sp. P24 genome contains a region encoding:
- the sppA gene encoding signal peptide peptidase SppA: MPAMPGHRPRQLLEVDLSTLPVAPPDDPVARLLARGRPQLRPILRALHEAAADRHVVGLVAKIGGRLPWAAMQELRLGVQAFAASGKPTVAWAESIGDGTGDMTAYVLATAFDEIWLQPGGGVGVLGVGVETTFLRGALDRLGIEPQLDQRHEFKNAADRVMRHELTEAHRVALDRIAESIYSDAVARIAAGRGLDPTRVRELVDAGPRTAAEALEAGLVDSLGYRDEVYAAVRRRVGPDAELLFADRWRPRHAPSLPRPRAGHVALVAVHGEIVTGRSHRGPRGRQAGSDTVGAALRAAAADRHVRAVVVHVDSPGGSAVASETIWREVCRLRDTGRPVVVSMGRVAASGGYYVACPADVVVALPSTLTGSIGVFGGKAVVSDLLERVGLTTGTVSRGERALMYSARRGFTDDERERLGASLDAIYDDFVAKVAQGRHRPVAEIAEIARGRVWTGSDARDVGLVDELGGLRDAVRIARSRAGLPDDAPVRPALHVPLAARLGRPRNSEDPRAVAGTTGLAGLTGLVGTDGGMDGRAALDVVAAALGLPTSAVLRMPSVRLR, encoded by the coding sequence ATGCCCGCGATGCCCGGTCACCGGCCCCGCCAGCTGCTCGAGGTCGACCTCTCCACGCTTCCCGTCGCGCCGCCCGACGACCCGGTGGCACGGCTGCTCGCTCGGGGGCGCCCGCAGCTCCGGCCGATCCTGCGCGCGCTGCACGAGGCTGCTGCGGACCGTCACGTCGTCGGACTCGTCGCGAAGATCGGCGGGCGCCTGCCGTGGGCCGCGATGCAGGAGCTGCGCCTCGGGGTGCAGGCGTTCGCGGCGAGCGGCAAGCCGACCGTCGCGTGGGCGGAGAGCATCGGCGACGGCACGGGTGACATGACGGCCTACGTGCTCGCGACCGCGTTCGACGAGATCTGGCTGCAGCCGGGCGGTGGGGTCGGGGTGCTCGGCGTGGGCGTGGAGACGACGTTCCTGCGCGGTGCGCTGGACCGGCTGGGGATCGAGCCGCAGCTCGACCAGCGTCACGAGTTCAAGAACGCGGCCGACCGGGTGATGCGCCACGAGCTCACCGAGGCGCACCGCGTCGCGCTCGATCGGATCGCGGAGTCGATCTACTCCGACGCGGTCGCGAGGATCGCCGCGGGGCGAGGTCTCGACCCGACCCGCGTGCGTGAGCTCGTCGATGCCGGTCCCCGCACCGCCGCGGAGGCGCTCGAGGCCGGGCTCGTCGACTCCCTCGGCTATCGCGACGAGGTCTACGCCGCGGTGCGACGACGGGTGGGACCCGACGCCGAGCTGTTGTTCGCGGACCGGTGGCGGCCGCGCCACGCACCGTCGCTGCCGCGCCCACGCGCGGGCCACGTCGCGCTGGTCGCGGTGCACGGGGAGATCGTGACCGGCCGGTCGCACCGCGGGCCGAGGGGACGGCAGGCCGGCAGCGACACGGTCGGCGCGGCCCTGCGCGCGGCAGCCGCCGACCGCCACGTCCGCGCCGTGGTGGTGCACGTCGACTCGCCCGGCGGGTCCGCCGTCGCGTCCGAGACGATCTGGCGTGAGGTGTGCCGGCTGCGTGACACCGGCCGTCCGGTGGTCGTCTCGATGGGTCGCGTGGCGGCGTCGGGCGGGTACTACGTCGCGTGCCCTGCTGACGTCGTCGTGGCGCTCCCGTCGACGCTGACCGGGTCCATCGGGGTGTTCGGCGGGAAGGCCGTCGTGAGCGACCTGCTCGAACGGGTCGGGCTGACGACGGGCACCGTCTCCCGCGGCGAGCGTGCGCTCATGTACTCGGCGCGGCGCGGCTTCACCGACGACGAGCGCGAACGGTTGGGGGCGTCGCTCGACGCGATCTACGACGACTTCGTCGCCAAGGTCGCGCAGGGGCGGCATCGACCGGTCGCCGAGATCGCCGAGATCGCACGCGGGCGCGTGTGGACGGGCAGCGACGCGCGGGACGTCGGGCTGGTCGACGAGCTGGGCGGCCTGCGGGACGCGGTCCGGATCGCGCGCTCGCGGGCCGGGCTTCCCGACGACGCCCCGGTGCGCCCGGCCCTGCACGTCCCGCTGGCCGCACGCCTCGGACGCCCACGGAACAGCGAGGACCCACGGGCGGTGGCGGGGACCACTGGTCTCGCTGGTCTCACTGGTCTCGTGGGCACGGACGGCGGGATGGACGGGCGAGCCGCCCTCGACGTGGTCGCCGCCGCTCTCGGGCTGCCGACGTCGGCGGTGCTCCGCATGCCGTCCGTCCGGCTGCGGTGA
- a CDS encoding MarR family winged helix-turn-helix transcriptional regulator encodes MAGRRATGGVDELVTAVLTASRVLVGVSARSLATVEDTVTLTQLRTLVVLDNHDEINLNTLADLLSVTSSTAMRMMNRLLAADLVTRRDNPENRREVLLGLTDAGRRLVRRVTAARRAEITRIVAAMPDARRNELVLALRAFAEAANEPEPRPESAATIGW; translated from the coding sequence GTGGCGGGACGACGGGCGACGGGGGGAGTCGACGAGCTCGTCACCGCGGTCCTCACGGCATCGCGCGTGCTCGTCGGCGTCTCCGCACGGTCCCTCGCCACGGTCGAGGACACCGTCACGCTGACCCAGCTCCGCACGCTCGTCGTCCTCGACAACCACGACGAGATCAACCTCAACACCCTCGCCGACCTGCTCTCCGTGACCTCGTCGACGGCCATGCGGATGATGAACCGCCTCCTCGCCGCCGACCTCGTCACCCGCCGGGACAACCCCGAGAACAGGCGGGAGGTGCTCCTCGGCCTCACCGACGCCGGCCGTCGGCTGGTGCGCCGGGTCACCGCGGCCCGCCGCGCCGAGATCACCCGCATCGTCGCCGCCATGCCGGACGCCCGCCGGAACGAGCTCGTCCTGGCGCTGCGCGCGTTCGCCGAGGCGGCGAACGAGCCCGAGCCCCGACCGGAGTCTGCGGCGACCATCGGGTGGTGA
- a CDS encoding PASTA domain-containing protein: protein MRKWGTAMHGDFSRWTFAAAHDYRSVLLQQGRVLLDADWNEQTRLTAHHDEVRTLDVVGRSGGPLPEDGGAGPFAILASDGSVPTGTAWADLVVTPGRYYVDGVVAESWPRSSGGTPAGWAVTDQPFLATIGSGVTADPGLPEPPTSPDGTRYALYLEVSERQVTADEAPELRESALGGPDTTTRAQTVWQVRWQRIDDAEQCTDLHATDWLARTPRTMVAALRDAEADADPCRITTTGGYRRLENQLYRVQVHEAGDDATPTTFLWSRENGSVVAGLVALTTSALPGVDAVLQQDRVGRDDELSIRQGDLVEVTSTDRAQRRLPGYLARAGVPDGLDLPVAWLAGHPTSLAALGRAPIVRRWEGGPVRASATAVDLEDGLTVRFPAGGQAATGDYWLVPARAVRLAYGVSELRGTIDWPVDGSTPRAMPPAGPPRHVAPLAILHRTGGLWTRESDCRLLFPPLTGLVGLDLVGGDGQEDLPGEWLDEAVRVVVRNGGTPVSGVPVRFTVPSGGLLADAVGAATPPVGAAGPLTLTTGADGVAAARWRLDPGGPTTQTLHVRRLDDHAAGVDVEVVATARLSVATEVAWSHADCPGLKHVTTVAGALDRLVERPELRLVGGDGQHLVVGRHVLPQPVRLLVDNACGPMAGVPVNARATSGALVAPATAGDAAPTDLTGTGSDVADSTTTPDGGALFWWQPDVSTGSDTLELRLPGDDPHAPIVVTAQAAPGRRTPGVHLEKVEFGTGAEFVNGSTVDPETLASGIVVTLDGALAPDAVTGTPAIRVELELPWPLGDDGAMWSERPIGTRTVTLDGAAEASGTRVRWTPSTASSAWFRDQLWAVLDANGWKTPLLGRFLLDGWALPTIEPKGFDVNTHADAVLRGGRTVLRLPTDDDVTGGTFVQWFRLQQRVVLRPGRVLVPDLTGMTLAQARRALKAAGIVVQDTRVEAVAGLAKGRIAAAEPPAGTEVDTGSGVLLTVARG from the coding sequence GTGAGGAAGTGGGGCACGGCCATGCACGGTGACTTCTCGCGATGGACCTTCGCCGCGGCGCACGACTACCGGAGCGTGCTCCTGCAGCAGGGGCGCGTCCTGCTGGACGCCGACTGGAACGAGCAGACGCGACTGACCGCCCACCACGACGAGGTCCGCACGCTCGACGTCGTCGGGCGCAGCGGTGGGCCGCTGCCCGAGGACGGCGGCGCCGGCCCGTTCGCGATCCTCGCGTCCGACGGCTCGGTGCCGACCGGGACGGCCTGGGCGGACCTCGTCGTGACCCCGGGGCGGTACTACGTGGACGGCGTGGTCGCCGAGTCGTGGCCGCGGTCGTCTGGCGGAACCCCGGCGGGCTGGGCCGTGACCGACCAGCCGTTCCTCGCGACGATCGGCTCCGGCGTGACGGCCGACCCCGGCCTGCCCGAGCCGCCGACCTCGCCGGACGGCACCCGCTACGCGCTCTACCTGGAGGTGAGCGAACGCCAGGTGACCGCCGACGAGGCGCCCGAGCTGCGCGAGTCGGCGCTCGGCGGGCCGGACACGACGACGCGCGCGCAGACGGTGTGGCAGGTCCGCTGGCAGCGGATCGACGACGCGGAGCAGTGCACCGACCTGCACGCCACCGACTGGCTCGCCCGCACGCCGCGCACCATGGTCGCGGCCCTGCGCGACGCGGAGGCGGACGCGGACCCGTGCCGGATCACCACCACGGGCGGCTACCGGCGCCTCGAGAACCAGCTCTACCGCGTGCAGGTGCACGAGGCCGGCGACGACGCGACCCCGACGACGTTCCTGTGGTCGCGCGAGAACGGCAGCGTCGTCGCCGGTCTGGTGGCCCTCACGACGTCGGCCCTGCCCGGTGTCGACGCGGTGCTGCAGCAGGACCGGGTGGGGCGCGACGACGAGCTGTCGATCCGGCAAGGTGACCTGGTCGAGGTGACCAGCACCGACCGGGCGCAGCGTCGACTGCCCGGGTACCTCGCCCGTGCGGGGGTGCCGGACGGTCTCGACCTGCCGGTGGCCTGGCTGGCCGGCCACCCGACGTCCCTCGCGGCCCTCGGCAGGGCACCGATCGTCCGCCGCTGGGAGGGCGGGCCGGTCCGCGCGTCGGCCACCGCCGTCGACCTCGAGGACGGCCTCACGGTCCGGTTCCCCGCCGGTGGTCAGGCGGCGACCGGGGACTACTGGCTGGTCCCGGCGCGCGCGGTGCGGCTCGCGTACGGGGTCAGCGAGCTGCGCGGGACGATCGACTGGCCGGTGGACGGCTCGACGCCACGGGCGATGCCGCCGGCCGGACCACCGCGCCACGTGGCACCGCTCGCGATCCTGCACCGGACCGGCGGGCTCTGGACCCGCGAGTCGGACTGCCGTCTGCTGTTCCCGCCGCTCACCGGGCTGGTCGGCCTCGACCTGGTCGGCGGCGACGGGCAGGAGGACCTCCCGGGCGAGTGGCTCGACGAGGCGGTGCGCGTCGTCGTGCGCAACGGCGGCACGCCGGTCAGCGGGGTGCCGGTGCGGTTCACGGTGCCCTCCGGCGGCCTGCTCGCGGACGCAGTCGGTGCAGCGACCCCGCCGGTCGGCGCGGCGGGTCCGCTCACCCTCACCACCGGCGCCGACGGCGTCGCGGCCGCCCGGTGGCGGCTCGACCCGGGCGGCCCGACGACGCAGACGCTGCACGTGCGGCGGCTCGACGACCACGCCGCCGGGGTCGACGTCGAGGTGGTCGCGACCGCGCGGCTGTCGGTCGCGACCGAGGTGGCCTGGTCGCACGCGGACTGCCCCGGACTCAAGCACGTGACGACGGTCGCCGGGGCCCTCGACCGGCTGGTCGAGCGTCCGGAGCTCCGGCTCGTCGGTGGCGACGGGCAGCACCTGGTCGTCGGCCGACACGTGCTCCCGCAGCCTGTCCGGCTCCTGGTGGACAACGCGTGCGGGCCGATGGCGGGGGTCCCGGTCAACGCCCGCGCGACGTCGGGTGCACTCGTCGCACCGGCGACGGCGGGCGACGCCGCACCGACGGACCTCACCGGCACCGGCTCCGACGTCGCCGACTCGACCACCACCCCGGACGGTGGCGCACTGTTCTGGTGGCAGCCGGACGTGTCGACCGGCAGCGACACCCTCGAGCTCCGCCTCCCCGGCGACGACCCGCACGCGCCGATCGTCGTGACCGCCCAGGCCGCACCGGGTCGTCGCACCCCGGGGGTGCACCTCGAGAAGGTCGAGTTCGGCACCGGGGCGGAGTTCGTGAACGGCTCGACCGTCGACCCGGAGACCCTGGCGAGCGGGATCGTCGTGACGCTCGACGGTGCCCTGGCACCGGATGCCGTGACGGGCACGCCGGCGATCCGGGTCGAGCTCGAGCTGCCGTGGCCCCTCGGCGACGACGGCGCGATGTGGAGCGAACGTCCGATCGGCACGCGCACCGTCACCCTTGACGGGGCCGCCGAGGCGAGCGGCACGCGGGTGCGCTGGACGCCGTCCACCGCGTCGTCCGCCTGGTTCCGTGACCAGCTGTGGGCGGTCCTCGACGCCAACGGGTGGAAGACCCCGCTGCTCGGCAGGTTCCTGCTGGACGGCTGGGCGCTGCCGACGATCGAGCCGAAGGGCTTCGACGTGAACACGCACGCCGACGCCGTCCTCCGTGGCGGGCGCACCGTGCTGCGGCTCCCGACGGACGACGACGTCACCGGGGGGACGTTCGTGCAGTGGTTCCGGCTGCAGCAGAGGGTCGTGCTGCGACCCGGTCGCGTCCTGGTCCCGGACCTCACGGGGATGACCCTGGCGCAGGCGCGGCGCGCACTGAAGGCGGCCGGGATCGTCGTGCAGGACACCCGCGTCGAGGCCGTCGCCGGACTCGCGAAGGGCCGCATCGCGGCGGCCGAACCGCCTGCGGGCACCGAGGTGGACACCGGCTCCGGCGTGCTCCTCACTGTCGCCCGAGGCTGA
- a CDS encoding baseplate J/gp47 family protein, producing the protein MTDVTNPPGQPTLHRRVRVHAESLAAMRAELAAPGRPVVLRGLAQQETTDPSLALLDTWAVVCDVVAFYSERIATEGYLRTATERGSVRELARTLGYELRPGVAAQVELAFHVETAPGAPSVVQVPHGTPAQSVPGQGELPQTFETSDDLEARAAWNALPAVAARRQGLGYDVSAVWLTGARTTVRPGDTVLVVGAERREYGRRPGAGSSDGVTGTAGLARDKEKWDVRTVAAVVAEPDGHPGWTRLDLDTPIGFRRSLPLVAREDVRVFALTERTQLFGATAADPALLVSTRTGVPAGIENVGTAADPVYRWIGYAAVDPGAPDRIEIDGDRSGILTDSWIVLDQPGLTEAYRVEDARPDGASKFGLSGRLTRVRVDVAANLDGFDRRQAMVHCTSVELPAVLEPLQEPVSPGATLHVPACDPLLPVGRLVLVHGVDPSGEPVTEVTTVVGCARDATDLPAPVGTGPGTPTMTVTVDPPLTGTYRPGSIVVHANAVAATHGETVRQVLGSGDGRTPFRRFTLRRTPLTSVRARTPSGATPELEVRVDDVRWHQVESLDEAGPQDRVYVVRPSEGTPPGTGDTAEDAGPVTIVQGDGVHGARAATGAENVVATYRVGIGSPGSVTAGQVSLLVRRPLGIRDVVNPGPSHDWAPPETLEEARRNAPQRVRTLDRVVSVADHADLARCYAGIGQARAETVWDGTTSTVVLSVLGVQGAAPSTGLLADLRRTIDDARDPGPALAILPGEVRRFGVRVEIAHDPDHVRADVEAAVRAALEAHLGVAVRDFAAPVTAAEVLVLVHDVPGVVACTMPRLVAAAGGSGSATGTSGGPATDLLVALGARWESPAGATPGLRPAQVLALTPGDVQLGVPDVGPGPATRTATRAARRAVDLGLRMGGAP; encoded by the coding sequence GTGACCGACGTGACGAACCCGCCCGGCCAGCCGACGCTGCACCGTCGGGTGCGCGTGCACGCCGAGTCCCTCGCCGCGATGCGCGCGGAGCTGGCGGCGCCGGGTCGCCCGGTCGTGCTGCGGGGGCTCGCGCAGCAGGAGACGACCGACCCGTCGCTGGCCCTGCTCGACACGTGGGCGGTGGTCTGCGACGTCGTCGCGTTCTACTCCGAGCGGATCGCCACCGAGGGCTACCTGCGGACCGCGACCGAGCGCGGCTCCGTCCGGGAGCTCGCGCGCACGCTCGGCTACGAGCTCCGGCCGGGGGTCGCCGCGCAGGTCGAGCTCGCGTTCCACGTCGAGACGGCGCCGGGTGCGCCGAGCGTCGTCCAGGTGCCGCACGGCACGCCTGCGCAGTCGGTCCCGGGCCAGGGCGAGCTGCCGCAGACCTTCGAGACCTCCGACGACCTCGAGGCGCGCGCCGCGTGGAACGCGCTGCCCGCGGTCGCGGCCCGCCGCCAGGGCCTCGGGTACGACGTGTCGGCGGTCTGGCTCACCGGCGCGCGCACGACCGTCCGGCCGGGCGACACGGTGCTCGTCGTCGGTGCGGAACGGCGCGAGTACGGACGACGACCGGGCGCCGGCTCGTCCGACGGCGTGACCGGCACGGCCGGGCTCGCGCGCGACAAGGAGAAGTGGGACGTCCGTACCGTCGCCGCCGTGGTCGCCGAGCCGGACGGCCACCCCGGCTGGACCCGCCTCGACCTCGACACGCCGATCGGGTTCCGCCGCAGCCTGCCGCTCGTGGCGCGCGAGGACGTCCGGGTGTTCGCGCTCACCGAACGCACCCAGCTGTTCGGGGCGACCGCGGCCGACCCGGCCCTCCTCGTCTCGACCCGCACCGGTGTCCCGGCCGGGATCGAGAACGTCGGGACCGCGGCCGACCCGGTGTACCGGTGGATCGGCTACGCCGCTGTCGATCCGGGTGCACCGGACCGGATCGAGATCGACGGCGACCGCAGCGGGATCCTCACCGACTCGTGGATCGTGCTCGACCAGCCCGGGCTGACCGAGGCGTACCGGGTCGAGGACGCGCGACCCGACGGTGCGTCGAAGTTCGGGCTCAGCGGGCGCCTCACCCGCGTCCGGGTCGACGTCGCGGCGAACCTCGACGGCTTCGACCGCCGCCAGGCCATGGTGCACTGCACCTCGGTCGAGCTGCCGGCCGTGCTCGAGCCGCTCCAGGAACCCGTGTCACCGGGGGCGACCCTGCACGTGCCGGCGTGCGACCCGCTGCTCCCGGTGGGTCGGCTCGTCCTGGTGCACGGCGTCGACCCGTCCGGCGAGCCGGTCACGGAGGTGACGACGGTCGTCGGCTGCGCCCGTGACGCCACCGACCTCCCCGCGCCGGTCGGGACCGGTCCGGGGACCCCGACCATGACGGTGACCGTCGACCCACCGCTCACCGGCACGTACCGCCCCGGCAGCATCGTCGTGCACGCCAACGCCGTCGCGGCCACGCACGGCGAGACGGTGCGTCAGGTGCTCGGCAGCGGCGACGGTCGCACGCCGTTCCGGCGCTTCACGCTGCGCCGCACCCCGTTGACCTCGGTGCGGGCCCGGACCCCGAGCGGCGCGACCCCCGAGCTCGAGGTCCGCGTCGACGACGTGCGCTGGCACCAGGTGGAGAGCCTCGACGAGGCCGGGCCGCAGGACCGCGTGTACGTCGTGCGGCCCAGCGAGGGCACCCCGCCGGGGACCGGGGACACCGCGGAGGACGCCGGCCCGGTGACGATCGTCCAGGGCGACGGGGTGCACGGCGCGCGGGCCGCGACCGGTGCGGAGAACGTGGTCGCGACCTACCGGGTCGGCATCGGGTCGCCCGGGTCGGTCACGGCCGGCCAGGTCAGCCTGCTGGTCCGGCGGCCGCTCGGCATCCGCGACGTCGTCAACCCCGGCCCGTCGCACGACTGGGCACCGCCCGAGACGCTCGAGGAGGCCCGTCGGAACGCGCCGCAGCGGGTGCGCACGCTCGACCGGGTGGTGTCGGTCGCGGACCACGCCGACCTCGCGCGCTGCTACGCGGGCATCGGGCAGGCGCGCGCGGAGACGGTCTGGGACGGCACCACGAGCACCGTCGTGCTGAGCGTCCTCGGGGTGCAGGGAGCGGCGCCGAGCACCGGGCTGCTCGCCGACCTGCGCCGGACGATCGACGACGCCCGCGACCCCGGTCCGGCCCTCGCGATCCTGCCCGGCGAGGTGCGACGGTTCGGCGTGCGCGTCGAGATCGCGCACGACCCGGACCACGTGCGGGCCGACGTCGAGGCCGCGGTTCGGGCCGCGCTCGAGGCGCACCTGGGCGTCGCGGTCCGGGACTTCGCGGCGCCGGTCACCGCGGCGGAGGTGCTCGTGCTGGTGCACGACGTCCCCGGGGTGGTCGCGTGCACGATGCCGCGTCTCGTGGCCGCGGCGGGAGGCTCCGGGTCCGCGACGGGAACCTCTGGAGGGCCCGCGACGGACCTGCTGGTCGCGCTCGGCGCGCGGTGGGAGTCCCCGGCGGGCGCGACGCCCGGGCTGCGGCCGGCGCAGGTGCTCGCCCTCACGCCGGGTGACGTGCAGCTCGGCGTGCCCGACGTCGGCCCGGGTCCGGCCACCCGGACGGCCACCCGTGCGGCCCGTCGCGCCGTCGACCTCGGCCTGCGCATGGGAGGGGCGCCGTGA
- a CDS encoding GGDEF domain-containing protein, translating into MGDTTDQPLPTTRTTASLGHDRVLIGILLVILGSVVAYGFDLGPRSVQVVACWVLLLGLHVGLAVIASRVARVPGTARATRWIWSAIAVAGGSYAVGDTAQLMTIASSPMSLPVALGGTVQSFSVLLGTCVPILVALLVTAPIGNGSRQDATSFWLDVGIVMAAAATFGGYVYVPDGSRATEVLLSVLIGPGLFLVGVFAVVKLFLSSQPPFSRRAGLVLGAAATLEGAAQAATSLLVDASGLSWLLGLTVVASAVLMASARIQYLQVSLDPRVLDPRPRRRFSTLPYAAIAATYVLLVWVLVHDGLTGHTWIVITGAITSTALVLGRQLAAFADNSRLLDELDAKVQELHQLLRERDDLATRLRHEALHDPLTGLANRSMFNRRLSDVMREGDTPARPLTLMIVDLDDFKQVNDEYGHASGDEVLVAVARRLRSCVRDVDLVARLGGDEFALLLEDLPDDADQVARRIVEVIGRPVTFVTGEPGAEETVSVTVSASVGVVIADLDRRTAEQLLHAADVTMYSAKRSGKGAYRVSVVAG; encoded by the coding sequence ATGGGCGACACCACCGATCAGCCCCTCCCCACGACGCGGACGACCGCCTCGCTCGGTCACGACCGGGTGCTGATCGGGATCCTGCTGGTGATCCTGGGGTCCGTCGTCGCGTACGGGTTCGACCTCGGTCCGCGTTCGGTGCAGGTGGTCGCCTGCTGGGTGCTCCTGCTGGGGTTGCACGTCGGGCTGGCCGTCATCGCGTCCCGCGTCGCGCGCGTCCCGGGCACCGCACGCGCCACCCGATGGATCTGGTCGGCGATCGCCGTCGCCGGCGGCTCCTACGCGGTCGGGGACACCGCCCAGCTCATGACGATCGCCAGCTCACCGATGAGCCTGCCGGTGGCCCTCGGCGGGACGGTCCAGTCGTTCTCGGTGCTGCTCGGCACGTGCGTCCCGATCCTCGTCGCCCTGCTCGTGACGGCGCCGATCGGGAACGGGTCGCGCCAGGACGCCACGAGCTTCTGGCTGGACGTCGGCATCGTCATGGCGGCGGCGGCGACGTTCGGCGGCTACGTGTACGTCCCGGACGGCTCGAGGGCGACCGAGGTGCTGCTCTCGGTGCTGATCGGTCCCGGGCTGTTCCTCGTCGGGGTGTTCGCGGTCGTCAAGCTGTTCCTCAGCTCGCAACCCCCGTTCTCCCGGCGCGCCGGCCTGGTGCTCGGGGCGGCGGCGACCCTGGAGGGCGCGGCACAGGCGGCGACGTCGCTGCTGGTCGACGCCTCCGGACTGTCGTGGCTGCTCGGGCTCACGGTCGTGGCGAGCGCCGTGCTGATGGCCTCGGCACGGATCCAGTACCTGCAGGTGAGTCTCGACCCCCGCGTTCTCGACCCTCGGCCGCGCCGCCGGTTCAGCACGCTCCCGTACGCGGCGATCGCGGCGACGTACGTCCTGCTCGTCTGGGTCCTCGTGCACGACGGCCTCACCGGGCACACGTGGATCGTCATCACCGGGGCGATCACGAGCACGGCCCTCGTCCTCGGGCGGCAGCTGGCGGCGTTCGCCGACAACTCCCGGCTCCTCGACGAGCTCGACGCGAAGGTCCAGGAGCTGCACCAGCTGCTGCGTGAGCGCGACGACCTGGCGACGCGCCTGCGCCACGAGGCCCTGCACGACCCGTTGACAGGCCTTGCGAACCGGTCGATGTTCAACCGGCGCCTGAGCGACGTGATGCGCGAGGGTGACACCCCGGCGCGCCCGCTGACGCTCATGATCGTGGACCTCGACGACTTCAAGCAGGTGAACGACGAGTACGGGCACGCGTCGGGCGACGAGGTCCTGGTCGCGGTCGCGCGTCGGCTGCGCAGCTGCGTCCGTGACGTCGACCTCGTCGCCCGGCTCGGTGGTGACGAGTTCGCGCTGCTGCTCGAGGACCTGCCCGACGACGCCGACCAGGTCGCCCGGCGGATCGTCGAGGTGATCGGCCGGCCCGTGACGTTCGTCACGGGAGAACCCGGCGCCGAGGAGACCGTCAGCGTGACGGTGAGCGCGAGCGTCGGCGTGGTGATCGCCGACCTCGATCGGCGCACCGCCGAGCAGCTCCTGCACGCGGCCGACGTGACGATGTACAGCGCGAAGCGATCGGGCAAGGGCGCCTACCGCGTGAGCGTGGTCGCCGGCTGA